The proteins below are encoded in one region of Alistipes indistinctus YIT 12060:
- a CDS encoding S8 family serine peptidase, with product MLGNCTKDTLPGTDTTTPPSLETDTGAEAFEGWIRVKFKSGNDEIAPVVTKSGALSTGLASVDNAALALGARQMKRVFPPAGRFEERTRKEGLHLWYDLYFDESIPVSKAVSDFRQLPEVAVAEPIYKASLIHPSAPVEVSETTTISRASQNAPYNDPLLSNQWHYDNDGTLPDALAGADINLFRAWEITQGSPEVIVAVVDGGVDYAHEDLQGNVVNPAELNGQPGIDDDGNGYIDDFYGWNFIEDNNQIEVDNHGTHVAGTIAAENNNGIGVCGVAGGHGNHTGTRIISCQIFGTRNGQEVSGNSAPAIKYAADAGAVICQNSWGYTNATSMPRSDQEAIEYFIKYAGTDENGNQTGPMKGGIVIFAAGNEDLDYKTYPACYENVLSVAAIAPDFTKSWYSNYADWVDIAAPGGTYTSGGKYATECAVYSTITNNKYGYLQGTSMACPHVSGIAALIVSKFAAPGFTPDQVWAHLTKRTRAIGLYNPSYLNKLGSGLADAYMALAEDQGIAPEKVARLECSQTAGAMAVTWPVSADEDDGTADHYLLYWNTVPLENFDPDNPPAGTQSASVPGTRNLQPGESMSHTLTGIAGETRYYVAIIASDAWGNRSAATTTSVVTPVNEPPVITRESGDGIIAVGYNQTRSVTFRLSDPEGYGCTYTLDDPSGSSTSKEENGRVRITITNYKRPPGTYTMRLTATDLGGAVTTLDIPLTLEANQPPQLTAPLENVYFSSLQEVQTLYFSSNFSDERGAAAITYTLDYDDQALYITPQNRGFKIAPLRYGPAEVTVTARDEEGLTSTASFQVMSRDYTREVDLYPNPVQDKLSIRMGKEVSGEIRIRAVAPSGQIVWDGQAAISPFAPASVDLSALSGGSYTLWIEYQGSKISRNIIKL from the coding sequence TTGCTGGGCAACTGCACCAAGGACACCCTTCCCGGCACGGACACGACAACGCCTCCTTCCCTCGAAACCGATACGGGAGCAGAGGCTTTCGAAGGATGGATCCGGGTCAAATTCAAATCCGGCAACGATGAAATCGCCCCCGTTGTGACCAAAAGCGGCGCGCTCTCCACAGGTCTGGCTTCTGTCGACAATGCCGCACTGGCACTCGGAGCCAGGCAGATGAAAAGGGTCTTCCCACCCGCCGGACGCTTCGAGGAGCGTACCCGCAAGGAAGGACTGCACCTGTGGTACGACCTCTATTTCGACGAGAGTATTCCCGTAAGCAAGGCCGTCTCGGATTTTCGGCAATTGCCGGAAGTGGCGGTCGCCGAACCGATCTATAAGGCCAGTCTGATCCACCCCTCGGCTCCCGTCGAGGTTTCGGAAACAACGACGATATCCAGAGCCTCGCAAAACGCGCCTTATAACGATCCCCTGCTATCGAACCAGTGGCATTACGACAACGACGGCACCCTTCCCGATGCGCTTGCGGGAGCCGATATCAACCTGTTCCGGGCCTGGGAAATTACACAGGGTTCCCCGGAGGTTATCGTAGCCGTCGTGGACGGAGGCGTGGATTATGCCCACGAAGACTTGCAGGGCAATGTGGTCAATCCGGCGGAGCTGAACGGACAGCCCGGTATAGACGACGACGGAAACGGCTACATCGACGATTTTTACGGCTGGAATTTCATCGAAGACAACAACCAAATCGAGGTGGACAACCACGGTACCCATGTGGCCGGTACGATAGCTGCCGAAAACAACAACGGCATCGGAGTCTGCGGTGTGGCCGGCGGGCACGGCAACCATACCGGCACGCGAATCATCAGCTGCCAGATTTTCGGCACCCGGAACGGACAGGAGGTTTCGGGCAATTCGGCCCCGGCGATCAAATACGCCGCAGATGCCGGAGCGGTTATCTGCCAGAACAGCTGGGGTTATACCAACGCCACGAGCATGCCCCGCTCGGACCAAGAAGCGATCGAATACTTCATCAAATACGCCGGGACCGACGAAAACGGGAACCAGACCGGCCCGATGAAGGGCGGCATCGTGATTTTCGCGGCAGGCAACGAAGACCTCGACTACAAGACCTATCCGGCCTGTTACGAAAACGTCCTTTCGGTGGCGGCCATCGCCCCTGACTTCACCAAAAGCTGGTACTCCAACTATGCAGACTGGGTCGATATAGCGGCCCCGGGCGGCACTTATACCAGCGGCGGCAAGTATGCCACCGAATGCGCCGTTTACAGTACCATTACGAACAACAAATACGGTTACCTGCAGGGAACGTCGATGGCTTGCCCGCATGTATCGGGGATAGCCGCGCTAATCGTTTCGAAATTCGCCGCTCCCGGTTTCACCCCCGATCAGGTATGGGCGCATCTGACCAAACGCACCAGGGCGATCGGGCTCTACAACCCGTCTTATTTGAACAAACTCGGATCGGGACTGGCCGATGCATACATGGCCCTGGCCGAAGACCAGGGAATAGCCCCGGAGAAAGTAGCCCGCCTCGAATGCAGCCAAACAGCCGGGGCTATGGCCGTTACCTGGCCCGTATCGGCCGATGAGGACGATGGTACGGCGGATCACTACCTGCTCTATTGGAATACCGTTCCGCTGGAAAACTTTGACCCCGATAATCCGCCCGCAGGTACCCAATCGGCCTCTGTTCCCGGGACGCGGAACCTGCAACCCGGAGAATCGATGTCGCATACCCTGACCGGAATTGCAGGAGAGACCCGCTATTACGTAGCGATCATTGCTTCCGACGCATGGGGCAACCGCTCGGCCGCAACGACGACTTCAGTCGTCACACCGGTCAACGAACCGCCCGTCATCACGCGAGAAAGCGGAGACGGGATCATTGCGGTCGGATACAACCAGACCCGAAGCGTCACTTTCCGGTTATCCGATCCGGAAGGATACGGTTGCACGTACACGCTGGACGATCCTTCGGGCAGTTCCACGTCGAAAGAGGAGAACGGACGCGTACGCATCACGATCACCAATTACAAACGTCCCCCCGGCACCTATACGATGCGGCTGACCGCTACGGACCTGGGGGGAGCCGTTACCACACTCGACATTCCGTTAACGCTGGAAGCCAACCAACCTCCGCAGCTCACCGCTCCGCTGGAGAATGTCTATTTCAGCTCTTTACAGGAGGTGCAAACCCTCTATTTTTCATCGAATTTTTCCGATGAACGGGGTGCCGCTGCCATTACATACACGCTCGATTATGACGACCAGGCGCTCTATATCACCCCGCAAAACAGAGGTTTCAAAATCGCTCCGCTGAGGTACGGACCTGCCGAAGTGACTGTCACGGCACGCGACGAAGAGGGACTCACGAGCACCGCCTCATTTCAGGTTATGTCCCGCGACTATACCCGCGAAGTGGATCTCTATCCGAATCCCGTACAGGATAAACTCTCGATCCGCATGGGTAAGGAGGTTTCGGGTGAGATTCGCATACGGGCCGTCGCTCCCTCCGGACAGATCGTCTGGGACGGACAGGCCGCCATTTCGCCGTTCGCGCCCGCTTCGGTCGACCTTTCCGCACTGAGCGGCGGCAGCTATACGCTTTGGATCGAATACCAGGGCTCCAAAATTTCCCGGAATATCATCAAATTGTAA
- a CDS encoding PorV/PorQ family protein yields the protein MTRSIFIPGITLLTTLLCTLPAPAQTGSGSFLEIVPDAPSAGMGGTGTALPANAFSVFHNPAQTPLTEKQGEVGYNIAPWLRDLGTGRIQHTVGGFYRLGDKQALSAGVRLLTLPSSDLTDDYGNQLRTTHPYDLSVNVGYSRTVARNLAVGATVGYIRSSLGENLSANGVAFDAGAYYRHAIRGLGGESNWALGLTLDNMGTALDYGGGSAPLPWKLQLGAAATLEFSPRHRLEATAEGGYRFRPSGNRSLSGGVGAGYTFARLATVRAGYHFGDQEKGDPRYTSFGCGIHFYHFHLDAAYWLSGTDSPVRNTWMLSLRIDLGRRSRP from the coding sequence ATGACCCGATCGATCTTCATACCCGGTATCACCTTATTGACGACTCTCTTGTGTACACTACCCGCACCGGCCCAAACAGGCAGCGGTTCGTTCCTGGAAATCGTTCCCGACGCACCGAGCGCCGGTATGGGCGGAACCGGAACGGCTTTACCGGCAAACGCCTTTTCTGTTTTCCACAATCCGGCCCAAACTCCGCTGACGGAGAAACAGGGGGAAGTAGGCTACAACATCGCCCCCTGGCTGCGCGACCTGGGGACAGGTCGAATCCAGCATACAGTCGGGGGATTTTACCGCCTCGGTGACAAGCAGGCCCTTTCGGCCGGTGTCCGGCTGCTGACCCTGCCGTCGAGCGACCTGACCGATGATTACGGGAACCAGCTCCGTACCACGCATCCGTACGATCTCTCCGTAAACGTCGGCTATTCCCGCACGGTAGCCCGCAATCTGGCCGTAGGGGCAACGGTCGGGTATATCCGTTCGTCGCTTGGTGAAAACCTCTCGGCAAACGGAGTAGCATTCGATGCAGGCGCCTATTACCGGCACGCGATCAGGGGATTGGGTGGCGAATCGAATTGGGCGCTGGGGCTCACCCTCGACAATATGGGAACGGCTCTCGATTACGGCGGCGGGAGTGCCCCGCTCCCGTGGAAACTACAACTCGGCGCAGCGGCCACTCTGGAGTTCTCCCCCCGGCACAGGCTTGAAGCGACGGCCGAAGGAGGTTACCGCTTCCGGCCTTCCGGCAACCGGAGTTTAAGCGGAGGCGTGGGTGCCGGTTATACCTTCGCCCGGCTGGCCACGGTACGGGCCGGTTATCATTTCGGCGACCAGGAGAAGGGAGACCCCCGGTACACGTCCTTCGGATGCGGTATCCATTTCTATCATTTCCATCTGGATGCCGCCTATTGGCTCAGCGGCACCGACTCCCCGGTACGCAACACCTGGATGCTGTCGCTGCGGATCGACCTGGGGCGGCGAAGCCGGCCGTAA
- a CDS encoding mechanosensitive ion channel family protein, which translates to MKNAFTQEVNQLLVKLGLHPNAADLLDRLVIIVIILLIAWLADLFCRFVIVGGIGHIIKHTKAKWDDVLLHPQVLRKLTYLIPVLIVYMLLPLALSDKAEILGWLRKLCIIYGIVVVLVFINIFLKVLFGIFRNQEAFRDKPLKGLVQIMQVGLVCIGIILTISTLLNISPLHLLAGLGASAAILMLIFKDSILGFVSGIQLSINDMLRAGDWISMPKYDVDGTVLDVSLTTVKIENFDNTVTTIPPYTLTSDSFKNWRAMSESGGRRVMRSVNIDINSVRFCTPEMLEKYKRFALVRDYIEQEENKLETQRAKLNLDPATTFDTLRQSNIGIFRAYLNLYLKNLKVVNHDLTCMVRQLQPTETGIPIQLYFFSNIKEWVAYEGVQADVFDHVMSVIREFDLYIYQGFSGQDLQQSISGTGFATAPAPSRSSALSSAQATVTPADSSGTSPAEISRPAPPETKSPSSSDPSPART; encoded by the coding sequence ATGAAAAACGCTTTTACCCAAGAGGTCAACCAACTGCTCGTCAAACTCGGACTGCATCCCAATGCGGCCGACCTGCTCGACCGCCTCGTAATCATCGTGATTATCCTGCTGATAGCCTGGCTGGCGGATCTGTTCTGCCGCTTCGTGATCGTGGGAGGGATCGGGCACATTATCAAACATACCAAAGCCAAATGGGACGACGTTTTGCTGCATCCCCAGGTACTGCGCAAACTCACCTATCTAATACCGGTACTGATCGTTTACATGCTGCTGCCGCTGGCCCTTTCGGACAAGGCCGAAATCCTCGGCTGGCTCCGCAAGCTCTGCATCATTTACGGCATCGTCGTCGTACTGGTTTTCATCAACATTTTCCTGAAGGTACTTTTCGGCATCTTCCGCAACCAGGAAGCTTTCCGCGACAAACCGCTCAAAGGACTGGTACAGATCATGCAGGTAGGACTGGTCTGTATCGGCATTATCCTGACCATAAGCACCCTGCTCAACATATCGCCGCTGCACCTGCTGGCCGGACTGGGGGCTTCGGCCGCCATCCTGATGCTGATTTTCAAAGATTCGATACTCGGTTTCGTATCCGGCATCCAATTATCCATCAATGACATGCTCCGGGCCGGAGACTGGATCAGCATGCCCAAATACGACGTCGACGGCACCGTCCTCGACGTCTCGCTGACCACCGTCAAGATCGAGAACTTCGACAACACGGTGACCACCATCCCGCCCTACACGCTCACCAGCGATTCGTTCAAAAACTGGCGGGCCATGTCCGAATCGGGCGGACGGAGGGTGATGCGCTCGGTAAACATCGACATCAACAGCGTCCGTTTCTGCACGCCCGAAATGCTGGAAAAATACAAACGCTTCGCGCTGGTACGCGATTACATCGAACAGGAGGAAAACAAGCTGGAGACGCAACGAGCCAAGCTGAACCTCGATCCCGCAACGACATTCGACACACTGCGGCAAAGCAATATCGGCATTTTCCGGGCTTACCTGAACCTCTATCTCAAAAACCTAAAAGTGGTCAACCACGACCTCACCTGCATGGTGCGGCAATTGCAACCCACCGAAACAGGTATCCCGATACAACTCTATTTCTTCTCAAATATCAAGGAGTGGGTCGCTTACGAAGGGGTACAGGCCGACGTATTCGACCATGTAATGAGCGTTATCCGCGAATTCGACCTCTATATCTACCAAGGCTTTTCGGGGCAGGACCTGCAACAATCCATCTCCGGCACAGGTTTCGCAACCGCCCCCGCCCCGTCCCGGAGTAGCGCACTGTCATCCGCTCAGGCGACGGTCACCCCGGCCGATTCTTCCGGAACTTCACCCGCCGAGATATCCCGACCTGCGCCGCCGGAAACGAAATCTCCCTCCTCGTCCGATCCATCTCCCGCACGGACTTAA
- a CDS encoding 3-keto-disaccharide hydrolase, whose amino-acid sequence MNRLFPPVTLLAFCLCTGATAQTAAKTSATPSPKTAPAVVTPAPGDVLIPAPSDAQVLFDGKDLAQWCRKDGSPAAWTVENGDMVVKAKSGNIQTKRNFGDCQLHIEWCTPENVSDTGQLRSNSGVFLQSLYEVQILDSYLNDTYWNGQAGSIYKQYAPLVNATKAPGQWNVYDIIYTAPRFNADGSLLSAARITVLQNGVLVQNNTTIKGTTFLEHPAYTAHGDAPIMLQDHGNAVRFRNIWIREL is encoded by the coding sequence ATGAACCGACTATTCCCTCCCGTGACCTTACTGGCATTCTGCCTGTGTACCGGCGCTACCGCACAAACGGCAGCAAAGACATCCGCAACACCCTCTCCGAAAACAGCTCCGGCCGTGGTCACTCCCGCCCCCGGCGACGTGCTGATCCCGGCACCGTCCGATGCCCAGGTACTGTTCGACGGCAAAGACCTCGCGCAATGGTGCCGCAAGGACGGTTCACCCGCGGCATGGACCGTCGAGAACGGCGATATGGTCGTCAAGGCCAAAAGCGGAAATATCCAGACCAAACGCAATTTCGGGGATTGCCAGCTCCATATCGAATGGTGTACGCCCGAAAACGTATCGGACACCGGCCAATTGCGCAGCAACAGCGGAGTTTTCCTGCAAAGCCTTTATGAAGTGCAGATCCTGGACAGCTACCTCAACGACACGTACTGGAACGGACAGGCCGGCAGCATCTACAAGCAATACGCGCCGCTGGTCAACGCAACCAAAGCGCCGGGCCAGTGGAACGTCTACGACATTATCTATACCGCCCCGCGTTTCAACGCCGACGGTTCGCTGCTGTCGGCCGCCCGGATCACCGTCCTGCAAAACGGCGTTCTGGTCCAGAACAACACCACGATCAAAGGCACGACTTTCCTCGAACATCCCGCCTACACCGCACACGGCGATGCTCCGATCATGCTGCAGGACCACGGCAATGCCGTCCGCTTCCGCAACATCTGGATCCGGGAACTGTAG